A window of Dromiciops gliroides isolate mDroGli1 chromosome X, mDroGli1.pri, whole genome shotgun sequence contains these coding sequences:
- the ZWINT gene encoding ZW10 interactor isoform X1, with the protein MGGRGSPPQRMSARRRPLPAFGALVGGAFEAMAAEKASEGVAAAAIAAGEALAAASVALATPGLQEDVSPALLAEFLKDSRKKEKLLWGQLQVVDALQAFLEQMDVAVNTEEEIRAEASAAQQLWKDLKAEHQKQVEAIEAALPQALEQLEASQRKQALLGSALKQAQAKRQALEEWRNMAQTRQRLEQEKRRQQLVAGAQAQRGRLEEANKHWEQALLLQREEQENGQRLGTFLGLLQMLHGAGKDGGNRKPPGAPASPPQSHDQ; encoded by the exons ATGGGAGGGCGCGGCTCCCCACCTCAGCGAATGAGCGCTCGGCGCCGGCCCCTTCCGGCATTCGGCGCGCTGGTCGGCGGCGCTTTCGAAGCTATGGCGGCTGAGAAGGCCTCGGAGGGGGTGGCGGCTGCGGCCATAGCCGCGGGCGA ggCTCTGGCTGCGGCCTCAGTGGCCTTAGCGACCCCCGGCCTTCAGGAGGATGTTTCACCTGCTCTCCTGGCCGAGTTCCTGAAG GACTCCAGGAAGAAGGAGAAGTTACTGTGGGGGCAGCTGCAGGTGGTAGATGCGCTCCAGGCATTCCTGGAGCAGATGGACGTGGCCGTGAACACCGAAGAGGAGATCC GGGCAGAAGCCAGTGCAGCCCAACAGCTCTGGAAAGACCTGAAGGCTGAGCATCAGAAGCAGGTGGAAGCCATTGAGGCCGCCCTGCCACAGGCCCTGGAGCAACTGGAGGCCAGCCAGAGGAAGCAGGCTTTATTGGGGAGTGCTCTGAAGCAGGCCCAGGCCAAGAGGCAGGCTTTGGAGGAGTGGAGGAACATGGCCCAGACCCGCCAGAGGCTCGAGCAG GAAAAGCGAAGGCAGCAGTTAGTGGCTGGAGCCCAAGCCCAGAGGGGGCGCCTGGAGGAGGCCAACAAGCACTGGGAGCAGGCGCTGCTGCTCCAGCGTGAAGAGCAGGAGAATGGCCAGAG GCTTGGCACCTTCCTAGGACTTCTGCAGATGCTGCATGGTGCTGGCAAGGATGGAGGAAACAGAAAGCCACCGGGAGCCCCAGCAAGCCCCCCACAGTCACATGACCAATAA
- the LOC122733581 gene encoding metabotropic glutamate receptor 6-like isoform X2, producing the protein MVDVVRALGWNYVSTLASEGNYGESGVEAFVQISREAGGVCIAQSIKIPREPKPGEFDKVIKRLMETPNARGIIIFASEDDIKRVLEAAQQANLTGHFLWVGSDSWGAKTSPILNVEDVAVGAITILPKRASIDGFDQYFTTRSLENNRRNIWFAEFWEDNFNCKLTAGFGAQSDDAATRKCTGEERIGRDSAYKQEGKVQFVIDAVYAIAHALHSMHQALCPGYTGLCPAMSPTDGRTLLQYIRAVHFNGSAGTPVMFNENGDAPGRYDIFQYQVTNGSGGYRAVGQWTESLKLNVEELEWLGSPLLPPASLCSLPCGPGERKKMVKGVPCCWHCEPCDGYRYQVDEFTCEACPLGARPTLNHTGCRPTPVIRLDWASPWAILPLLLAVAGIVATATVLATFIRHHNTPIVRASGRELSYILLTGIFLIYAITFLMVAEPGPTICAARRLLLGLGTALSYSALLTKTNRIYRIFERGKRSVTPPPFISPTSQLVITFSLTSVQVIGVVAWLGFQPPHSVIDYEEQRTPDPEQARGVLKCDMSDLSLIGCLGYSLLLMVTCTVYAIKARGVPETFNEAKPIGFTMYTTCIVWLAFVPIFFGTAQSAEKVTIQHSASPLGILVKSIEFCPFSISVFTSLFHHTSVHLIVNLFIHVTNCSF; encoded by the exons ATGGTGGATGTTGTGAGGGCTCTGGGCTGGAACTATGTGTCTACTCTGGCTTCTGAGGGCAACTATGGGGAGAGCGGGGTCGAGGCCTTTGTGCAGATCTCCCGAGAAGCTG GAGGTGTCTGCATTGCTCAGTCTATCAAAATCCCCCGAGAACCAAAACCTGGAGAATTTGACAAGGTCATTAAAAGACTCATGGAGACGCCAAATGCCCGGGGCATCATCATCTTTGCAAGCGAGGATGACATCAA GCGGGTCCTGGAAGCTGCCCAACAGGCCAACCTGACAGGCCACTTCCTGTGGGTTGGCTCAGACAGCTGGGGGGCCAAGACCTCACCCATTCTGAACGTTGAGGACGTGGCAGTGGGCGCCATCACTATTCTTCCCAAGAGGGCATCCATTGATG GGTTTGACCAGTACTTTACCACCCGCTCCTTGGAGAACAACCGGCGTAACATCTGGTTTGCTGAGTTCTGGGAGGACAATTTTAACTGCAAGCTGACGGCAGGCTTTGGTGCTCAGTCTGATGATGCTGCTACCCGAAAGTGCACAG GTGAAGAGCGGATTGGGCGAGACTCGGCCTACAAGCAGGAGGGCAAGGTGCAGTTTGTGATCGATGCTGTCTATGCCATCGCCCATGCCCTCCACAGCATGCATCAGGCTCTGTGTCCAGGCTACACTGGCCTTTGTCCTGCTATGAGCCCCACAGATGGGCGAACTCTCCTTCAGTATATCCGAGCAGTTCACTTCAATG GAAGCGCAGGGACCCCTGTGATGTTCAATGAGAATGGGGATGCTCCTGGGCGCTATGACATCTTCCAGTACCAAGTGACAAATGGCAGTGGAGGCTACCGTGCTGTGGGCCAGTGGACCGAATCCTTGAAACTCAAT GTAGAAGAATTGGAGTGGTTAGGCAGCCCCTTGCTGCCACCAGCTTCCCTGTGCAGCCTCCCATGTGGGCCTGGGGAGCGAAAGAAGATGGTGAAAGGCGTCCCCTGCTGTTGGCACTGTGAACCTTGTGATGGCTACCGTTACCAGGTGGATGAGTTTACTTGTGAGGCCTGCCCCCTAGGAGCCAGGCCCACACTGAATCATACTGGCTGCCGCCCCACACCTGTCATCCGCCTTGACTGGGCCTCTCCCTGGGCCATCCTGCCCCTCCTGCTGGCTGTGGCAGGCATTGTAGCCACTGCCACTGTGCTGGCCACCTTTATAAGGCACCACAATACCCCTATTGTTCGGGCCTCGGGCCGTGAGCTCAGCTACATCCTCCTCACAGGCATCTTCCTTATCTATGCCATCACCTTCCTCATGGTGGCTGAGCCAGGCCCAACCATCTGCGCTGCCCGACGTCTCCTTCTTGGGCTAGGCACCGCCCTGAGCTACTCTGCCCTGCTCACCAAGACCAACCGCATCTACCGCATCTTTGAGCGTGGCAAGAGGTCTGTCACCCCACCACCCTTCATCAGCCCCACCTCACAGCTCGTCATCACCTTCAGCCTCACTTCTGTGCAG GTCATAGGTGTAGTAGCCTGGTTGGGTTTCCAGCCACCGCACAGTGTCATCGACTATGAAGAGCAGCGGACCCCGGACCCAGAACAAGCTCGGGGCGTCCTCAAGTGTGATATGTCAGATCTCTCTCTGATTGGTTGCCTTGGCTACAGCCTGCTACTCATGGTAACCTGCACCGTCTATGCGATCAAAGCTCGTGGGGTTCCAGAGACATTCAATGAGGCAaagcccataggcttcaccatgTACACCACCTGTATTGTGTGGCTTGCTTTTGTCCCTATCTTCTTTGGCACAGCTCAGTCGGCTGAGAAGGTAACGATTCAGCACTCTGCCAGCCCACTGGGCATTCTTGTGAAGAGTATAGAATTCTGTCCCTTCTCCATCTCAGTATTCACCAGTTTATTTCATCACACATCTGTTCATCTCATTGTTAACCTGTTCATACATGTCACCAATTGTTCATTTTAG
- the ZWINT gene encoding ZW10 interactor isoform X2: MGGRGSPPQRMSARRRPLPAFGALVGGAFEAMAAEKASEGVAAAAIAAGEALAAASVALATPGLQEDVSPALLAEFLKDSRKKEKLLWGQLQVVDALQAFLEQMDVAVNTEEEIRAEASAAQQLWKDLKAEHQKQVEAIEAALPQALEQLEASQRKQALLGSALKQAQAKRQALEEWRNMAQTRQRLEQAWHLPRTSADAAWCWQGWRKQKATGSPSKPPTVT, encoded by the exons ATGGGAGGGCGCGGCTCCCCACCTCAGCGAATGAGCGCTCGGCGCCGGCCCCTTCCGGCATTCGGCGCGCTGGTCGGCGGCGCTTTCGAAGCTATGGCGGCTGAGAAGGCCTCGGAGGGGGTGGCGGCTGCGGCCATAGCCGCGGGCGA ggCTCTGGCTGCGGCCTCAGTGGCCTTAGCGACCCCCGGCCTTCAGGAGGATGTTTCACCTGCTCTCCTGGCCGAGTTCCTGAAG GACTCCAGGAAGAAGGAGAAGTTACTGTGGGGGCAGCTGCAGGTGGTAGATGCGCTCCAGGCATTCCTGGAGCAGATGGACGTGGCCGTGAACACCGAAGAGGAGATCC GGGCAGAAGCCAGTGCAGCCCAACAGCTCTGGAAAGACCTGAAGGCTGAGCATCAGAAGCAGGTGGAAGCCATTGAGGCCGCCCTGCCACAGGCCCTGGAGCAACTGGAGGCCAGCCAGAGGAAGCAGGCTTTATTGGGGAGTGCTCTGAAGCAGGCCCAGGCCAAGAGGCAGGCTTTGGAGGAGTGGAGGAACATGGCCCAGACCCGCCAGAGGCTCGAGCAG GCTTGGCACCTTCCTAGGACTTCTGCAGATGCTGCATGGTGCTGGCAAGGATGGAGGAAACAGAAAGCCACCGGGAGCCCCAGCAAGCCCCCCACAGTCACATGA
- the LOC122733581 gene encoding metabotropic glutamate receptor 6-like isoform X1, which yields MNPTGLREARRQSISPRGLPIGGSRNLQAGPCCSCIFFWLQPLLLLLLLGLLACIRAQRAVGEAVRLPGDVTLGGLFPVHARGAAGAACGPVKKEQGVHRLEAMLYALDRINADPGLLPGVRLGARLLDTCSRDTHALEQALTFVQALLRPASGARCPGGGQPIGTLPEQRVAAVVGASASSVSIMVANVLRLFAIPQISYASTAPELSDNARYDFFSRVVPPDSYQAQAMVDVVRALGWNYVSTLASEGNYGESGVEAFVQISREAGGVCIAQSIKIPREPKPGEFDKVIKRLMETPNARGIIIFASEDDIKRVLEAAQQANLTGHFLWVGSDSWGAKTSPILNVEDVAVGAITILPKRASIDGFDQYFTTRSLENNRRNIWFAEFWEDNFNCKLTAGFGAQSDDAATRKCTGEERIGRDSAYKQEGKVQFVIDAVYAIAHALHSMHQALCPGYTGLCPAMSPTDGRTLLQYIRAVHFNGSAGTPVMFNENGDAPGRYDIFQYQVTNGSGGYRAVGQWTESLKLNVEELEWLGSPLLPPASLCSLPCGPGERKKMVKGVPCCWHCEPCDGYRYQVDEFTCEACPLGARPTLNHTGCRPTPVIRLDWASPWAILPLLLAVAGIVATATVLATFIRHHNTPIVRASGRELSYILLTGIFLIYAITFLMVAEPGPTICAARRLLLGLGTALSYSALLTKTNRIYRIFERGKRSVTPPPFISPTSQLVITFSLTSVQVCFLQTLKSLHSCGKTKVHGKRVRAFSARQRTHFGKLVLEKGLT from the exons atgaacCCAACAGGGCTTAGAGAGGCCAGACGCCAAAGCATCAGCCCAAGAGGGCTTCCCATAGGAGGCAGCAGGAATCTGCAAGCAG GACCTTGCTGCTCTTGCATCTTTTTCTGGCTGCAGccgctgctgctgttgctactgctgGGACTCTTGGCCTGCATCAGGGCGCAGCGGGCTGTTGGAGAGGCAGTGAGGCTCCCAGGGGATGTGACACTGGGTGGCCTTTTCCCGGTGCATGCTCGGGGAGCAGCAGGAGCTGCCTGTGGGCCAGTAAAGAAGGAGCAGGGAGTGCACCGTCTGGAGGCCATGCTGTATGCCCTGGACCGGATCAACGCTGACCCAGGGCTGCTCCCCGGAGTGCGGCTGGGAGCTCGTCTGCTGGACACGTGCTCCCGGGACACGCACGCGCTGGAGCAGGCACTCACCTTCGTGCAGGCGCTGCTGCGGCCAGCCTCTGGAGCCCGTTGCCCTGGGGGTGGACAGCCCATTGGGACCCTGCCCGAGCAGCGTGTGGCAGCTGTAGTGGGTGCTTCAGCCAGTTCCGTTTCCATCATGGTGGCCAATGTGCTGCGACTCTTTGCT ATCCCTCAGATCAGCTACGCATCCACGGCCCCAGAGCTCAGCGACAATGCCCGCTATGACTTCTTCTCCCGGGTGGTCCCGCCAGATTCCTATCAAGCTCAAGCCATGGTGGATGTTGTGAGGGCTCTGGGCTGGAACTATGTGTCTACTCTGGCTTCTGAGGGCAACTATGGGGAGAGCGGGGTCGAGGCCTTTGTGCAGATCTCCCGAGAAGCTG GAGGTGTCTGCATTGCTCAGTCTATCAAAATCCCCCGAGAACCAAAACCTGGAGAATTTGACAAGGTCATTAAAAGACTCATGGAGACGCCAAATGCCCGGGGCATCATCATCTTTGCAAGCGAGGATGACATCAA GCGGGTCCTGGAAGCTGCCCAACAGGCCAACCTGACAGGCCACTTCCTGTGGGTTGGCTCAGACAGCTGGGGGGCCAAGACCTCACCCATTCTGAACGTTGAGGACGTGGCAGTGGGCGCCATCACTATTCTTCCCAAGAGGGCATCCATTGATG GGTTTGACCAGTACTTTACCACCCGCTCCTTGGAGAACAACCGGCGTAACATCTGGTTTGCTGAGTTCTGGGAGGACAATTTTAACTGCAAGCTGACGGCAGGCTTTGGTGCTCAGTCTGATGATGCTGCTACCCGAAAGTGCACAG GTGAAGAGCGGATTGGGCGAGACTCGGCCTACAAGCAGGAGGGCAAGGTGCAGTTTGTGATCGATGCTGTCTATGCCATCGCCCATGCCCTCCACAGCATGCATCAGGCTCTGTGTCCAGGCTACACTGGCCTTTGTCCTGCTATGAGCCCCACAGATGGGCGAACTCTCCTTCAGTATATCCGAGCAGTTCACTTCAATG GAAGCGCAGGGACCCCTGTGATGTTCAATGAGAATGGGGATGCTCCTGGGCGCTATGACATCTTCCAGTACCAAGTGACAAATGGCAGTGGAGGCTACCGTGCTGTGGGCCAGTGGACCGAATCCTTGAAACTCAAT GTAGAAGAATTGGAGTGGTTAGGCAGCCCCTTGCTGCCACCAGCTTCCCTGTGCAGCCTCCCATGTGGGCCTGGGGAGCGAAAGAAGATGGTGAAAGGCGTCCCCTGCTGTTGGCACTGTGAACCTTGTGATGGCTACCGTTACCAGGTGGATGAGTTTACTTGTGAGGCCTGCCCCCTAGGAGCCAGGCCCACACTGAATCATACTGGCTGCCGCCCCACACCTGTCATCCGCCTTGACTGGGCCTCTCCCTGGGCCATCCTGCCCCTCCTGCTGGCTGTGGCAGGCATTGTAGCCACTGCCACTGTGCTGGCCACCTTTATAAGGCACCACAATACCCCTATTGTTCGGGCCTCGGGCCGTGAGCTCAGCTACATCCTCCTCACAGGCATCTTCCTTATCTATGCCATCACCTTCCTCATGGTGGCTGAGCCAGGCCCAACCATCTGCGCTGCCCGACGTCTCCTTCTTGGGCTAGGCACCGCCCTGAGCTACTCTGCCCTGCTCACCAAGACCAACCGCATCTACCGCATCTTTGAGCGTGGCAAGAGGTCTGTCACCCCACCACCCTTCATCAGCCCCACCTCACAGCTCGTCATCACCTTCAGCCTCACTTCTGTGCAGGTTTGTTTTCTACAAACCCTCAAGTCCCTGCACTCTTGTGGCAAGACCAAAGTTCATGGGAAGAGGGTGAGGGCTTTTTCAGCAAGACAAAGAACCCATTTTGGTAAACTCGTTCTCGAGAAGGGTCTCACTTAA